A section of the Cottoperca gobio chromosome 17, fCotGob3.1, whole genome shotgun sequence genome encodes:
- the LOC115022554 gene encoding GRAM domain-containing protein 2A-like isoform X1, whose translation MRKFSLDNSVCLDGFGVFGGRRGSSRFSSKKSNQCQTLYDAQQDTQELNHSINSNMSLREHTVAEENFNRSDGLNNKNSFMKHNKTFHKLFQEIPERETLTRTFPCALQKEVLYHGKLFVSENYVCFYSSVLLKDTKVTLGHIKVVIPASSIGGVKKHNSGLSMLSIQTADGEKYTFVSLRNRQLCYKLLHTLCSQAQGKSVNSGPYLSSAENEADPDVASSYSSLEDSIDHDLSRQNSICLDNRFPQMSSEAAGRWIWRIAERVAPLFLLQEIRNLSLVFYVFVMLMMLLLLASGFIGLRIIALEEQLTELSFQYSDYQQT comes from the exons atgagaaaATTCTCACTGGACAACTCTGT TTGTCTGGATGGATTCGGTGTCTTTGGCGGaagaagaggcagcagcaggttTAGCAGTAAGAAATCCAACCAGTGCCAGACTCTATATGATGCCCAACAAGACACCCAGGAGCTAAACCACAGCATCAACTCCAACATGTCCCTCAG GGAGCATACCGTAGCAGAGGAGAACTTCAATCGATCAGATGGGCTCAACAACAAGAAT AGCTTCATGAAGCACAACAAAACCTTCCACAAACTGTTCCAAGAGATTCCTGAGAGGGAGACCCTGACACGCA CGTTCCCCTGTGCCCTGCAGAAGGAGGTGCTGTATCATGGAAAACTCTTTGTTTCTGAGAACTATGTGTGTTTCTACTCGTCAGTGCTGCTCAAAGACACCAAGGTAACGCTCGGACACATTAAG GTGGTGATTCCTGCATCCAGCATCGGGGGGGTGAAGAAACATAACTCAGGTTTATCCATGTTGTCTATTCAAACTGCTGATGGAGAAAAG taCACATTTGTGTCTTTGAGGAACCGTCAGTTGTGTTATAAACTCCTCCACACTCTCTGTTCACAGGCACAG GGAAAGAGCGTCAACAGCGGCCCTTATCTCTCTTCTGCAGAGAATGAAGCTGATCCTGACGTG GCCTCCAGTTATTCCAGTTTGGAGGACAGCATAGATCATGATCTGAGCAGACAGAACAGCATTTGTCTCGACAACCGCTTTCCTCAGATGTCCAGTGAAG CAGCTGGACGGTGGATTTGGAGGATCGCTGAGAGGGTCGCACCGCTCTTCCTACTCCAAGAAATCAGAAATCTCAGCCTTGTCTTTTACGTTTTTGTGATGCt gatGATGCTGCTCCTGTTGGCGTCTGGGTTCATCGGGCTGAGGATCATAGCACTGGAGGAGCAGCTGACGGAGTTGTCTTTTCAATACAGCGA
- the LOC115022554 gene encoding GRAM domain-containing protein 2A-like isoform X3 has protein sequence MRKFSLDNSVCLDGFGVFGGRRGSSRFSSKKSNQCQTLYDAQQDTQELNHSINSNMSLREHTVAEENFNRSDGLNNKNSFMKHNKTFHKLFQEIPERETLTRTFPCALQKEVLYHGKLFVSENYVCFYSSVLLKDTKVVIPASSIGGVKKHNSGLSMLSIQTADGEKYTFVSLRNRQLCYKLLHTLCSQAQGKSVNSGPYLSSAENEADPDVASSYSSLEDSIDHDLSRQNSICLDNRFPQMSSEAAGRWIWRIAERVAPLFLLQEIRNLSLVFYVFVMLMMLLLLASGFIGLRIIALEEQLTELSFQYSDYQQT, from the exons atgagaaaATTCTCACTGGACAACTCTGT TTGTCTGGATGGATTCGGTGTCTTTGGCGGaagaagaggcagcagcaggttTAGCAGTAAGAAATCCAACCAGTGCCAGACTCTATATGATGCCCAACAAGACACCCAGGAGCTAAACCACAGCATCAACTCCAACATGTCCCTCAG GGAGCATACCGTAGCAGAGGAGAACTTCAATCGATCAGATGGGCTCAACAACAAGAAT AGCTTCATGAAGCACAACAAAACCTTCCACAAACTGTTCCAAGAGATTCCTGAGAGGGAGACCCTGACACGCA CGTTCCCCTGTGCCCTGCAGAAGGAGGTGCTGTATCATGGAAAACTCTTTGTTTCTGAGAACTATGTGTGTTTCTACTCGTCAGTGCTGCTCAAAGACACCAAG GTGGTGATTCCTGCATCCAGCATCGGGGGGGTGAAGAAACATAACTCAGGTTTATCCATGTTGTCTATTCAAACTGCTGATGGAGAAAAG taCACATTTGTGTCTTTGAGGAACCGTCAGTTGTGTTATAAACTCCTCCACACTCTCTGTTCACAGGCACAG GGAAAGAGCGTCAACAGCGGCCCTTATCTCTCTTCTGCAGAGAATGAAGCTGATCCTGACGTG GCCTCCAGTTATTCCAGTTTGGAGGACAGCATAGATCATGATCTGAGCAGACAGAACAGCATTTGTCTCGACAACCGCTTTCCTCAGATGTCCAGTGAAG CAGCTGGACGGTGGATTTGGAGGATCGCTGAGAGGGTCGCACCGCTCTTCCTACTCCAAGAAATCAGAAATCTCAGCCTTGTCTTTTACGTTTTTGTGATGCt gatGATGCTGCTCCTGTTGGCGTCTGGGTTCATCGGGCTGAGGATCATAGCACTGGAGGAGCAGCTGACGGAGTTGTCTTTTCAATACAGCGA
- the LOC115022554 gene encoding GRAM domain-containing protein 2A-like isoform X2 — MRKFSLDNSVCLDGFGVFGGRRGSSRFSSKKSNQCQTLYDAQQDTQELNHSINSNMSLREHTVAEENFNRSDGLNNKNSFMKHNKTFHKLFQEIPERETLTRTFPCALQKEVLYHGKLFVSENYVCFYSSVLLKDTKVTLGHIKVVIPASSIGGVKKHNSGLSMLSIQTADGEKYTFVSLRNRQLCYKLLHTLCSQAQGKSVNSGPYLSSAENEADPDVASSYSSLEDSIDHDLSRQNSICLDNRFPQMSSEAGRWIWRIAERVAPLFLLQEIRNLSLVFYVFVMLMMLLLLASGFIGLRIIALEEQLTELSFQYSDYQQT; from the exons atgagaaaATTCTCACTGGACAACTCTGT TTGTCTGGATGGATTCGGTGTCTTTGGCGGaagaagaggcagcagcaggttTAGCAGTAAGAAATCCAACCAGTGCCAGACTCTATATGATGCCCAACAAGACACCCAGGAGCTAAACCACAGCATCAACTCCAACATGTCCCTCAG GGAGCATACCGTAGCAGAGGAGAACTTCAATCGATCAGATGGGCTCAACAACAAGAAT AGCTTCATGAAGCACAACAAAACCTTCCACAAACTGTTCCAAGAGATTCCTGAGAGGGAGACCCTGACACGCA CGTTCCCCTGTGCCCTGCAGAAGGAGGTGCTGTATCATGGAAAACTCTTTGTTTCTGAGAACTATGTGTGTTTCTACTCGTCAGTGCTGCTCAAAGACACCAAGGTAACGCTCGGACACATTAAG GTGGTGATTCCTGCATCCAGCATCGGGGGGGTGAAGAAACATAACTCAGGTTTATCCATGTTGTCTATTCAAACTGCTGATGGAGAAAAG taCACATTTGTGTCTTTGAGGAACCGTCAGTTGTGTTATAAACTCCTCCACACTCTCTGTTCACAGGCACAG GGAAAGAGCGTCAACAGCGGCCCTTATCTCTCTTCTGCAGAGAATGAAGCTGATCCTGACGTG GCCTCCAGTTATTCCAGTTTGGAGGACAGCATAGATCATGATCTGAGCAGACAGAACAGCATTTGTCTCGACAACCGCTTTCCTCAGATGTCCAGTGAAG CTGGACGGTGGATTTGGAGGATCGCTGAGAGGGTCGCACCGCTCTTCCTACTCCAAGAAATCAGAAATCTCAGCCTTGTCTTTTACGTTTTTGTGATGCt gatGATGCTGCTCCTGTTGGCGTCTGGGTTCATCGGGCTGAGGATCATAGCACTGGAGGAGCAGCTGACGGAGTTGTCTTTTCAATACAGCGA
- the LOC115022063 gene encoding LOW QUALITY PROTEIN: receptor-type tyrosine-protein phosphatase S-like (The sequence of the model RefSeq protein was modified relative to this genomic sequence to represent the inferred CDS: deleted 1 base in 1 codon): MPLSRTGSAQAQSRRPILGLCLRPSPLYLLLPLIILLTGPLSSVCGALAPPKFTNMPTDQIGVSGGVASFVCQATGNPKPVVYWNKKGKKVNSQRIETVEFDEGAGAVLRIQPLRAPRDENIYECVARNSEGEVSVTAKLAIIREDLLPFGFPSIDMGPQLKVVERTRTATMLCAASGIPDPEISWFKDFLPIDPVSSQGRIKQLRSGALQIENSEETDQGKYECVATNSQGVRYSSPANLYVRELREVRRVPPRFSILPSNHEIMPGGSVNITCVAVGSPMPYVKWMLGSEDLTPEDEMPIGRNVLELNGVRESANYTCVAMSSLGIIEATAQVLVKTLPKPPGTPIVTETTATSVTITWDSGNPDPVSYYIIQYRAKGPDSKYETVDSITTTRYSIGGLYPNTEYEIRVSAFNSIGQGPPSTRVEARTGEQAPASPPRNVQAHIISQNTVMVRWEEPEEPNGQVKGYRVYYTMDPSRPMNEWQIHNVQDSVITTIQNLVTSETYTIQVLAFTSVGDGPFSDPVHVKVMPGVPGQPGKFKVGKVADTNIELTWEPAYTKEGIVNYELLYKPVKFGSLEKLSFGPRNSYTVEGLKANTEYSFSLAAISNKGIGAFTNELVQRTSQANVPRNFSVNLATKTSVLLTWEFPESSNPYRFTVEYNRQKMEVDARLRKAVIPNLQPDTSYDFKITAPEGNMGGLRHRISAKTSPPITIRRPEIDHTRDTETTVTIILPSLENRSPVKNVYVVVVPLRRARGVIRHLKSPDEMDLEELLKDISQKQRDSRQQKQVDLRRAYITARFTPATLPAFFTLGDQLDYGGFENRALEPGQEYVFFILAELNSTTGKMYVASPYTDPVIAPDSDPQPLDAGDGLIWVVGPVLAVVFIICIVIAILLYKNKPDSKRKDSEPGTKSLLSNAEMMAHHPTDPVEMRRINFQTPGMMSHPTIPISELAEHIEVLKANDNLRLSQEYESIDPSQQFTWEHSNLEVNKPKNRYANVIAYDHTRVILAPIEGIQGSDYINANYIDGYRKQNAYIATQGPLAETFGDFWRKVWEQRAASVVMMTRLEEKSRIKCDQYWPSRGTETYGMIQVTLLDTMELATFCVRTLSLHKSGSSERREVRQFQFTSWPDHGVPEYPTPFLNFLRRVKACNPPDAGPIIAHCSAGVGRTGCFIVIDAMLERIRHERTVDIYGHVTLMRSQRNYMVQTEDQYSFIHEALLEAVACGNTEVAARSLYSYMQKLSKVEPGEHITGMELEFKRLANTKAHTSRFVTANLPCNKFKNRLVNIMPYETTRVCLQPIRGLEGSDYINASYIDGYRQQRGYIATQGPLAETTEDFWRMLWEHNSTIVVMLTKLREMGREKCHQYWPAERSARYQYFVVDPMAEYNMPQYILREFKVTDARDGQSRTVRQFQFTDWPEQGVPKSGEGFIDFIGQVHKTKEQFGQDGPISVHCSAGVGRTGVFITLSIVLERMRYEGAVDIFQTVKMLRTQRPAMVQTEDEYQFCYQAALEYLGSFDHYAT; the protein is encoded by the exons AGGACCTGTTGCCATTTGGCTTCCCCAGTATAGACATGGGTCCCCAGCTGAAGGTGGTTGAGCGGACGAGGACAGCCACCATGCTGTGCGCTGCCAGCGGCATCCCCGACCCGGAGATCTCCTGGTTCAAAGACTTCCTGCCCATCGACCCCGTCAGCAGCCAGGGTCGCATCAAACAGCTCCGATCAG GAGCGTTGCAGATCGAGAACAGCGAGGAAACGGACCAAGGGAAGTACGAGTGTGTGGCCACCAACTCTCAGGGCGTGCGCTACTCTTCCCCTGCCAACCTGTATGTGCGAG AGCTTCGAGAAG TGCGCCGTGTGCCCCCTCGTTTCTCCATCCTCCCCTCCAACCATGAGATCATGCCAGGAGGGAGCGTCAACATCACCTGCGTGGCCGTGGGTTCGCCCATGCCCTACGTCAAGTGGATGCTGGGAAGCGAGGACTTGACCCCAGAGGATGAAATGCCGATTGGACGGAACGTGCTGGAGCTGAACGGC GTCCGCGAGTCTGCAAACTACACTTGTGTGGCCATGAGCAGCCTGGGTATCATCGAGGCCACCGCTCAGGTCTTAGTAAAGA CTTTACCAAAGCCTCCTGGCACACCCATAGTCACAGAGACCACCGCCACCAGTGTGACCATCACCTGGGACTCCGGCAACCCTGATCCTGTCTCCTACTACATCATCCAGTACAGAGCCAAAGGGCCGGACAGCAAGTACGAGACGGTGGACAGCATCACCACCACCCGCTACAGCATCGGGGGGCTGTACCCCAACACTGAGTATGAAATCAGAGTGTCGGCCTTCAATAGCATCGGCCAGGGGCCCCCCTCTACCCGTGTGGAGGCCCGTACAGGAGAGCAGGCCCCGGCCAGCCCTCCCCGAAACGTCCAGGCCCACATTATATCTCAGAACACGGTGATGGTCCGCTGGGAGGAGCCGGAGGAACCCAATGGACAG GTGAAAGGCTATCGCGTGTACTACACCATGGATCCGTCCCGGCCGATGAATGAGTGGCAGATCCATAACGTCCAGGACAGCGTGATCACCACCATTCAGAACCTAGTGACCTCGGAGACGTACACCATCCAGGTCCTCGCCTTCACATCTGTAGGGGACGGACCCTTCTCAGACCCCGTCCATGTTAAAGTTATGCCTGGAg TCCCAGGCCAACCGGGGAAGTTTAAAGTCGGTAAGGTGGCAGACACCAACATTGAGCTGACCTGGGAACCTGCTTACACAAAGGAGGGCATTGTCAACTATGAGCTGCTCTACAAACCTGTCAAGTTTGGCAGCTTG GAGAAGCTGAGCTTCGGGCCGAGGAACTCgtacacagtggagggtctgaaAGCCAACACAGAGTACTCCTTCTCCCTGGCCGCCATCTCAAACAAAGGCATCGGAGCTTTCACCAACGAGCTGGTGCAGAGGACGTCACAAGCCA ATGTGCCGAGGAATTTCTCAGTCAATCTGGCCACTAAGACCAGTGTTCTTCTGACCTGGGAGTTTCCAGAGAGCAGCAACCCCTATCGCTTTACT GTGGAGTATAACCGACAGAAGATGGAAGTGGACGCTCGTCTGAGAAAGGCAGTCATCCCAAACCTCCAGCCTGACACCAGCTACGACTTTAAGATCACTGCTCCAGAGGGCAACATGGGAGGCCTTCGCCACCGGATCTCTGCCAAGACCTCCCCGCCAATCACCATCCGCCGCCCTGAGATTGACCACACCCGTGACACTGAGACCACAGTCACCATAATCCTGCCGTCGCTGGAGAATCGCTCTCCTGTCAA GAATGTGTATGTTGTTGTGGTTCCGCTGAGGAGAGCCCGCGGCGTCATCAGACACCTCAAGAGCCCAGATGAAATGGACCTAGAGGAG CTGTTAAAAGACATCAGTCAAAAGCAAAGGGATTCTCGGCAGCAGAAGCAGGTGGACCTGCGGCGGGCTTACATCACAGCCCGTTTCACACCTGCCACCCTGCCGGCCTTCTTCACCCTGGGGGACCAGCTGGACTACGGAGGCTTTGAGAACCGAGCTCTAGAGCCGGGGCAGGAGTACGTCTTCTTCATCCTGGCCGAGCTCAACTCCACAACCGGG aaaATGTACGTGGCGAGCCCCTACACAGATCCCGTGATCGCCCCAGATTCAGACCCCCAGCCCCTCGACGCTGGAGATGGTCTGATCTGGGTGGTTGGACCCGTCCTGGCTGTGGTCTTCATCATCTGCATCGTCATCGCTATCCTCCTTTACAAAAA CAAACCTGACAG CAAGCGCAAGGACTCTGAACCCGGAACAAAAAGCCTTTTGAGCAACGCAGAGATGATGGCCCATCACCCAACAGACCCTGTGGAGATGAGACGCATTAACTTCCAGACTCCTG GAATGATGAGCCATCCTACCATCCCCATCAGCGAGCTGGCTGAGCACATAGAGGTGCTGAAAGCAAACGACAACCTGCGACTCTCCCAGGAGTACGAG TCCATCGACCCGAGTCAGCAGTTCACCTGGGAGCATTCAAACCTGGAGGTCAACAAGCCCAAAAACCGCTATGCTAACGTCATCGCGTACGACCACACCAGAGTCATCCTGGCTCCCATAGAAG GTATCCAGGGGAGCGACTACATTAACGCCAACTACATTGATGGCTACAGGAAGCAAAATGCCTACATCGCTACCCAGGGGCCGCTGGCGGAGACGTTCGGGGACTTTTGGAGGAAGGTGTGGGAGCAGAGGGCCGCCTCTGTGGTCATGATGACGCGCCTTGAGGAGAAGTCACGG ATAAAGTGTGACCAGTACTGGCCGAGTCGTGGCACAGAGACATACGGGATGATCCAGGTCACCCTGCTGGACACGATGGAGCTGGCCACCTTCTGTGTCCGCACCCTTTCCCTGCACAAG AGTGGCAGCAGTGAACGACGAGAGGTGCGTCAGTTCCAGTTTACATCCTGGCCCGATCACGGTGTGCCAGAGTATCCCACCCCCTTCCTCAACTTCCTCCGCAGGGTCAAAGCCTGCAACCCTCCTGATGCCGGACCTATCATCGCTCACTGCAG TGCTGGCGTTGGTCGAACCGGTTGTTTTATTGTCATCGATGCCATGCTGGAGCGCATTCGACACGAGCGCACTGTGGACATCTACGGTCACGTGACCCTGATGCGCTCACAGAGGAACTACATGGTGCAGACGGAGGACCAATACAGTTTTATCCACGAGGCCCTGCTGGAGGCTGTGGCCTGCGGGAACACTGAGGTGGCCGCCAGGAGTCTTTACTCTTACATGCAGAAGCTGTCCAAGGTGGAGCCTGGAGAGCACATCACCGGCATGGAGCTGGAGTTCAAG CGGCTGGCTAACACCAAAGCCCACACGTCCCGGTTTGTGACAGCCAACCTGCCTTGCAACAAATTCAAGAACAGACTGGTCAACATCATGCCCTATGAAACCACCCGCGTCTGtctccagccaatcagaggcctGGAGGGCTCCGACTACATCAACGCCAGTTACATAGATGGATACAG gcaGCAGAGAGGCTACATTGCCACTCAGGGGCCACTGGCTGAAACTACGGAGGATTTCTGGAGGATGCTGTGGGAACACAACTCCACTATAGTGGTCATGCTCACTAAACTGAGAGAAATGGGACGG GAGAAGTGTCACCAGTACTGGCCTGCAGAGCGCTCAGCCAGATACCAATACTTTGTGGTGGACCCCATGGCTGAGTACAACATGCCTCAGTACATCCTCCGAGAGTTCAAAGTTACGGATGCCAGG GATGGCCAATCACGGACCGTGCGTCAGTTCCAGTTCACTGATTGGCCAGAGCAAGGTGTGCCCAAATCTGGGGAGGGCTTCATCGATTTCATTGGCCAAGTGCACAAAACCAAGGAGCAGTTTGGCCAGGATGGACCAATCAGCGTTCACTGCAG TGCTGGCGTGGGGCGGACAGGTGTCTTCATCACTCTGAGTATTGTCCTGGAGAGGATGCGTTACGAAGGGGCGGTGGACATCTTCCAGACTGTCAAAATGCTGCGCACACAGAGACCAGCCATGGTGCAGACTGAG GATGAGTACCAGTTCTGCTACCAGGCTGCTCTGGAGTACCTGGGTAGCTTTGACCACTATGCAACGTAA